In one bacterium genomic region, the following are encoded:
- a CDS encoding acyl-CoA dehydrogenase family protein, translating to MTDFIFKTDDQTLKDLSSSVQRFSESTIKGGQFKREEFQAMASLGLTGASITENHDGSDLSALAIATIIQELARVDLGPAIYLSVHLMVAKLIERGDVHGKHAQTISAMARGELLGTFCLTEAQAGSDARALQTQASKSGNDWVLRGEKIYITSAGFADIYLVFAKTAGGISAFVVEKNSPGISFGPPEKKMGCEGSPIAVVTFEECRIPDSALLGELDQGFKLAMTGLNGGRINIAAAACGVAASAIEIARKHLLERKQFGKALAEFQGLQFMLAEMLTKQRAAVLLTRDAAQALDRNERANTPAGMAKYFASDAAMSITTDAVQLLGGAGYLADYKVEKLMRDAKMLQIVEGTNQVQRMLIAREALDF from the coding sequence ATGACAGATTTTATATTCAAAACTGACGATCAAACCCTCAAAGACCTATCTTCAAGCGTGCAGAGATTCTCAGAAAGCACAATCAAAGGTGGTCAGTTTAAGCGAGAAGAATTTCAAGCGATGGCCAGCCTCGGACTTACTGGGGCAAGTATTACTGAAAATCATGATGGTTCCGATCTATCAGCTTTAGCAATCGCAACTATCATCCAAGAGTTGGCACGCGTAGACTTAGGCCCTGCAATTTATTTGTCAGTGCATCTGATGGTTGCAAAATTAATCGAACGCGGAGATGTCCACGGAAAACATGCACAGACAATTTCTGCAATGGCACGTGGTGAGTTACTTGGTACCTTTTGCTTAACTGAGGCTCAAGCTGGATCAGATGCGCGTGCGCTCCAAACCCAAGCAAGCAAAAGCGGGAATGACTGGGTTTTACGTGGAGAGAAGATTTATATCACCAGCGCTGGATTTGCCGATATTTACCTTGTCTTTGCAAAAACAGCCGGCGGGATTTCCGCTTTCGTCGTCGAGAAAAACTCTCCAGGAATATCATTCGGACCACCCGAGAAAAAGATGGGTTGCGAGGGGTCACCAATTGCGGTTGTGACATTCGAAGAATGTCGCATTCCAGATTCAGCGCTCCTCGGAGAATTAGATCAAGGCTTTAAGCTAGCAATGACTGGATTAAATGGTGGGCGTATTAATATTGCAGCTGCAGCTTGTGGGGTTGCAGCAAGTGCAATTGAAATCGCTCGCAAGCACCTACTCGAACGTAAGCAATTTGGTAAAGCATTAGCCGAGTTTCAGGGATTGCAATTTATGCTCGCTGAAATGCTAACTAAGCAACGCGCTGCAGTCCTACTAACTCGCGATGCCGCGCAAGCACTCGATCGCAATGAACGCGCTAACACTCCTGCGGGGATGGCTAAATATTTCGCTTCAGATGCGGCGATGTCGATTACAACTGATGCCGTGCAATTACTTGGTGGCGCTGGATATCTAGCAGATTACAAAGTTGAAAAACTAATGCGCGATGCCAAAATGCTACAAATCGTAGAAGGTACAAATCAAGTACAACGGATGCTAATCGCGCGCGAAGCCTTAGATTTTTAA
- a CDS encoding SDR family oxidoreductase, protein MIFFTGSTGFLGRELIGRLLVSRPDQEFALLVRSSKREPAVKRVETILQSAMRSADTRQWKGRIRIIEGDLSRNRFGLSESQFADLARETREIFHCAASTSLAQTLHAAWKTNVAGTDHVIDLAKNAAELQGSRIAFHHISTAYVAGDTKDTVQPSYLYLKGLFRNGYEESKARAEEHVLAAREYLKLKIYRPSMIVGDSVTGETSAFNVIYIPARLLVQGLLNVVPGIPHTPFDVVPVDYVADGITKLSARDGNPEEFFHLCSGVGRETTPKEILNLAVQALQNYRKHGAGSVVIPPFVPLDVPQIMDLASMAFEETKKNIGKFVRGDFQLIRRLRCMVPYMTSNPRFAVDGTQVALGNLSPQFSNYGERIFSYCLDTNWGRSQWTNPQGYLNWRERLVHK, encoded by the coding sequence ATGATTTTTTTTACTGGTTCAACTGGATTTTTAGGGCGAGAGCTCATCGGTAGGCTACTTGTCTCACGCCCGGACCAAGAATTTGCATTGCTGGTGCGGTCTTCAAAGCGTGAACCCGCTGTAAAGCGAGTCGAGACAATATTGCAATCGGCGATGCGGTCAGCCGACACCCGACAATGGAAAGGGCGCATTCGGATTATTGAAGGCGATTTATCGCGTAACCGCTTTGGTTTGTCAGAGTCGCAATTTGCAGATTTAGCTCGAGAAACGAGGGAGATTTTTCACTGCGCGGCTTCAACTTCGCTTGCGCAAACGCTCCATGCAGCATGGAAAACAAACGTTGCTGGCACAGACCACGTCATTGACTTGGCAAAAAATGCTGCAGAGCTTCAAGGTTCGCGCATTGCTTTTCATCATATTTCCACAGCTTATGTTGCAGGGGATACTAAAGATACTGTGCAACCTTCCTATCTCTACTTGAAAGGGCTTTTTCGTAATGGCTACGAAGAATCCAAAGCCCGTGCGGAAGAGCACGTACTTGCAGCGCGGGAGTATTTGAAATTAAAAATTTATCGCCCGAGCATGATTGTCGGAGACAGTGTTACTGGTGAGACTTCGGCATTTAATGTGATCTATATTCCTGCGCGGTTGCTCGTTCAAGGTTTGCTGAACGTGGTCCCGGGTATCCCGCATACGCCCTTTGACGTTGTTCCAGTTGATTATGTTGCAGATGGTATCACCAAGCTGAGTGCCAGGGACGGTAACCCCGAAGAATTTTTTCATCTTTGCTCTGGGGTTGGACGAGAAACCACACCGAAAGAAATCCTAAATCTTGCGGTGCAAGCGCTACAGAATTACCGTAAACATGGGGCAGGCAGTGTCGTGATTCCGCCCTTTGTTCCACTGGATGTGCCGCAAATTATGGATTTAGCCTCAATGGCTTTTGAAGAAACCAAGAAAAATATCGGTAAGTTCGTGCGGGGAGACTTTCAACTTATCCGTAGATTGCGCTGTATGGTCCCTTACATGACGAGCAATCCTCGTTTTGCAGTTGATGGAACTCAGGTAGCGCTTGGAAATCTTTCGCCGCAATTTTCAAATTACGGTGAAAGGATTTTCAGTTATTGCCTCGATACGAATTGGGGACGTTCGCAGTGGACAAATCCTCAGGGCTACCTCAACTGGCGTGAACGCTTAGTTCATAAGTAA